A stretch of Geomonas oryzisoli DNA encodes these proteins:
- a CDS encoding amino acid ABC transporter ATP-binding protein, which translates to MVEAKEIIKVYGSFRALDRVSLDVYDGEKVVIIGPSGSGKSTLLRSINRLEEIDRGTIVVDGMDLYDPKTDITKVREEVGMVFQSFNLFPHKTVLENLTLAQIVVRKRSKQEAEEKAMMLLERVGLAAKAKSYPGKLSGGQQQRVAIARSLAMDPKLMLFDEPTSALDPEMIGEVLDVMKDLAKDGMTMAVVTHEMGFAREVADRVIFMDAGRIVEEGTPEHFFTAPTHERAKLFLSQIL; encoded by the coding sequence ATGGTAGAGGCAAAGGAAATCATCAAGGTGTACGGTTCGTTCCGTGCGCTTGACCGCGTTTCGCTGGACGTCTATGACGGCGAAAAGGTGGTCATCATCGGGCCTTCCGGTTCAGGCAAGTCGACCCTCTTGCGCTCCATCAACAGGCTCGAGGAGATCGACCGCGGCACCATTGTCGTGGACGGCATGGACCTTTACGACCCGAAGACCGACATCACCAAGGTGCGCGAGGAAGTGGGCATGGTGTTCCAGTCCTTCAACCTCTTCCCGCACAAGACCGTGCTGGAGAACCTGACCCTCGCCCAGATCGTGGTGCGCAAGCGTTCGAAGCAGGAGGCCGAGGAGAAGGCCATGATGCTTCTGGAGCGCGTGGGTCTTGCCGCGAAAGCGAAGTCGTATCCGGGCAAACTCTCCGGCGGGCAGCAGCAGCGCGTCGCCATTGCACGTTCTCTCGCCATGGACCCCAAACTCATGCTGTTCGACGAGCCGACCTCCGCCCTCGACCCTGAGATGATCGGGGAGGTGCTCGACGTCATGAAGGATCTCGCCAAGGACGGTATGACCATGGCCGTGGTTACCCACGAGATGGGCTTCGCGCGCGAGGTGGCCGACCGCGTCATATTCATGGACGCGGGTCGCATCGTGGAGGAGGGCACTCCAGAGCACTTCTTCACCGCGCCCACGCACGAGCGCGCCAAGTTGTTTTTGAGCCAGATATTGTAG
- the htpX gene encoding zinc metalloprotease HtpX, producing the protein MQRLKTTFLLALLTVLMVTMGQALGGRSGMMMAFVLALGMNFFSYWFSDKIVLSMYGAQEIGPQDHPMFYNLVGNLAARAGLPMPKVYIIPSDSPNAFATGRNPEHAAVAATEGILRILSPEELEGVMAHELAHVQNRDILVGTIAATFAGAISMIGNMLQWGAILGGGRSDDEEGGGIGGLVGSLAMAIIAPIAAMLIQMAVSRSREYLADATGAEICGRPLALASALRKLHMGSQALPMQEARPATAHMFIVNPLTGGGVMQLFSTHPPMEERIARLEQMAVRR; encoded by the coding sequence ATGCAAAGACTGAAAACCACGTTCCTGTTAGCTCTTCTCACCGTGCTCATGGTGACCATGGGGCAGGCCCTCGGCGGCCGCTCCGGTATGATGATGGCCTTCGTCCTCGCCCTGGGCATGAACTTCTTCTCCTACTGGTTCTCGGACAAGATCGTGCTCAGCATGTACGGCGCCCAGGAGATCGGGCCGCAAGACCACCCCATGTTCTACAACCTGGTGGGCAACCTCGCGGCCCGGGCCGGGCTCCCCATGCCCAAGGTCTACATCATCCCCTCCGACAGCCCCAACGCGTTCGCCACTGGTCGCAACCCGGAACACGCAGCGGTTGCCGCGACGGAAGGGATCCTGCGCATACTGTCCCCGGAGGAACTGGAAGGGGTGATGGCGCACGAACTGGCCCACGTGCAAAACCGCGACATCCTGGTGGGCACCATCGCCGCCACCTTCGCCGGCGCCATTTCCATGATCGGCAACATGCTGCAGTGGGGCGCCATCCTCGGCGGCGGGCGCAGCGACGACGAGGAGGGAGGCGGCATCGGCGGTCTGGTCGGTTCGCTGGCTATGGCAATCATCGCGCCCATCGCTGCGATGCTGATCCAGATGGCGGTTTCCCGCTCCCGCGAGTACCTGGCCGACGCCACCGGCGCCGAGATCTGCGGTCGCCCGCTGGCGCTTGCCTCGGCGCTGAGGAAGCTGCACATGGGTTCGCAAGCGCTCCCGATGCAGGAAGCACGGCCTGCCACGGCGCATATGTTCATCGTGAACCCCTTGACCGGCGGAGGGGTCATGCAGCTGTTTTCCACGCATCCGCCTATGGAAGAGCGCATCGCGCGGCTGGAGCAGATGGCGGTACGGCGCTGA
- a CDS encoding efflux RND transporter periplasmic adaptor subunit encodes MNKKGIIIGLILATALCGGVAYRLVNSTAGGEHAEHAEAGHGEEKGGHAEGKEEKGHEGHDEHGAKLIKMTAEVQKQSGVAVAAVKKQQLAGVISATGKVEANADRIAHVSPRISGKIVAVRASLGDSVGSGQVLATLDSVELGEALSRYHQSKTRLSLAQSNMERVKALVDKKIAARKEIFQAETDYKTAQTEMHTDQERLSLYGVSAGDLKADRKPLLPVRSPISGVITEKHAIVGELADPAKSLYTVADLSSVWVMVDIHEKDLVKVRRGQAATVVVNAFPETKFRGRITYLADVVDGATRTIKARVEVANPGRKLKPEMFATVELATASDAPAVIAVPEEAVQELEGKKLVFVSEKEGVFEPRQVEPGRASGGMVEILSGIREGERLAVRGGFVLKSELQKGEIEGHDH; translated from the coding sequence GTGAACAAGAAGGGAATCATCATCGGACTTATCCTCGCCACTGCCCTCTGCGGCGGTGTCGCTTATCGTCTCGTCAACTCCACCGCGGGAGGCGAGCACGCCGAACACGCTGAAGCAGGGCACGGCGAAGAGAAAGGCGGGCACGCGGAAGGGAAGGAGGAGAAGGGGCACGAAGGGCATGACGAGCACGGCGCGAAGCTGATCAAGATGACGGCCGAGGTGCAAAAGCAAAGCGGCGTGGCCGTGGCCGCCGTGAAGAAGCAGCAGTTAGCGGGCGTCATCAGTGCGACCGGCAAGGTCGAGGCCAACGCCGACCGCATCGCCCATGTTTCCCCGCGTATTTCCGGCAAAATAGTCGCCGTGCGCGCCTCGCTTGGCGACAGCGTCGGCTCCGGTCAGGTGCTTGCGACGCTGGACAGCGTTGAGCTTGGCGAGGCACTGAGCCGCTACCACCAGTCCAAGACCAGGCTCTCCCTGGCCCAGTCCAACATGGAGCGCGTTAAGGCGCTGGTGGACAAGAAGATCGCCGCGCGCAAAGAGATCTTCCAGGCTGAGACCGATTACAAGACGGCCCAGACCGAGATGCACACCGACCAGGAACGCCTCTCCCTGTACGGCGTCTCCGCCGGCGACCTAAAGGCGGATCGAAAGCCGCTGTTGCCGGTGCGCTCTCCCATCTCCGGCGTCATCACTGAGAAACACGCTATCGTCGGGGAGCTTGCCGATCCCGCCAAGAGCCTGTACACGGTCGCCGACCTCTCCTCGGTCTGGGTGATGGTCGATATTCACGAAAAGGACCTGGTCAAGGTACGCCGCGGACAGGCGGCGACGGTCGTGGTTAACGCCTTTCCCGAAACCAAGTTCCGCGGCCGGATCACCTACCTGGCTGACGTCGTCGACGGCGCGACCCGAACCATCAAGGCGCGGGTAGAGGTGGCCAACCCCGGGCGCAAACTCAAGCCCGAGATGTTCGCCACGGTCGAACTCGCGACAGCGTCAGACGCCCCGGCGGTAATCGCGGTGCCCGAGGAGGCGGTCCAGGAGCTGGAAGGGAAGAAGCTCGTCTTCGTCTCGGAAAAAGAGGGTGTCTTTGAACCGCGCCAGGTGGAACCGGGCCGGGCCTCCGGCGGCATGGTCGAGATCCTTTCCGGCATCAGGGAAGGTGAGCGGCTGGCGGTCAGGGGGGGCTTCGTCCTCAAATCGGAGCTGCAGAAGGGCGAAATCGAGGGGCACGATCACTAA
- a CDS encoding TolC family protein, translated as MATNAFRGARLAVAVALSLLAAVPALAEPQHISLQQAVDAALQNNPELVSLRKETGILDAAAVRAGVIPNPTLDVEAATGALTGSSDDSNLSLGISQEFLLGDKRLKRRAVAERDLAAYRWLVADRERALKEQVQAAYCDVLLARERVGLARHSIELNKQLLQVAEDRLAAGDIPELEMYLVRVELTRSEGNLIELQRGVLDNSAKLFALMALPPTASPVLSGTLNGKDVAIKGVGELKQVAMQDRPDLKALHAAMQKSDAEVALAEAEGIPNLTAGISLSRDASSMEIGGVTGRETSYTIGVRFSMPIPVFDRNQAGQQEARAKRSGAGIRLQGAAAGVEREVESAHASLANAEKVLSLYRSDILRQLDENLKLTQEAYRLGEVGILAVIEEQKKYFEVSDSYLAALHARQVAFNRLESAVAADINGGAQ; from the coding sequence TTGGCAACAAACGCCTTCAGGGGCGCGCGCCTAGCCGTGGCCGTCGCCTTGTCTCTATTGGCAGCCGTACCCGCACTTGCCGAGCCGCAGCACATTTCGCTGCAGCAGGCCGTGGACGCGGCGCTCCAAAACAACCCGGAGCTCGTCTCCTTACGCAAAGAAACCGGCATCCTCGACGCCGCCGCTGTGCGGGCCGGGGTTATTCCCAATCCTACGCTGGACGTGGAAGCTGCCACCGGTGCGCTTACCGGCAGCAGCGACGACAGTAACCTCTCGCTGGGTATATCCCAGGAGTTCCTGCTGGGGGACAAGCGCCTCAAGCGCCGCGCGGTTGCGGAGCGTGACCTTGCCGCCTACCGCTGGCTGGTAGCTGACCGCGAGCGCGCTCTCAAGGAGCAGGTGCAGGCGGCTTACTGCGATGTGCTGCTCGCCCGGGAGCGGGTCGGCCTTGCGCGCCATTCCATCGAACTGAACAAGCAACTGCTCCAGGTGGCCGAGGACCGTCTCGCGGCGGGGGATATCCCGGAACTGGAGATGTACCTGGTCCGAGTCGAGTTGACTCGCAGCGAAGGGAATCTGATCGAGTTGCAGCGGGGGGTGCTGGACAACAGTGCCAAGCTCTTTGCGCTCATGGCCCTCCCGCCGACAGCGTCCCCGGTTTTGAGCGGGACTTTGAACGGTAAGGACGTTGCCATCAAGGGGGTGGGGGAGTTGAAGCAGGTCGCCATGCAGGACCGTCCCGACCTCAAGGCGCTGCATGCGGCGATGCAGAAGAGCGACGCCGAGGTCGCACTCGCCGAGGCGGAAGGGATCCCCAACCTCACCGCCGGGATATCGCTGAGCCGCGATGCCTCCTCCATGGAGATCGGCGGCGTCACAGGTAGGGAAACCTCCTACACCATCGGCGTGAGGTTTTCCATGCCGATCCCGGTATTCGATCGGAACCAGGCCGGGCAACAGGAGGCGCGGGCCAAACGCAGCGGCGCCGGAATCCGCCTCCAGGGCGCCGCCGCCGGCGTCGAGCGCGAGGTGGAGAGCGCCCATGCGAGCCTCGCCAACGCCGAAAAGGTACTCTCCCTGTACCGCTCCGACATCCTGCGCCAGCTCGATGAAAACCTGAAGCTGACCCAGGAGGCGTACCGGCTCGGGGAGGTTGGCATCCTGGCGGTGATCGAGGAGCAGAAGAAGTACTTCGAGGTGAGCGACAGCTACCTGGCCGCTCTGCATGCGAGACAGGTCGCTTTCAACAGACTGGAATCGGCGGTTGCCGCTGACATCAACGGAGGTGCGCAGTGA
- a CDS encoding porin, with amino-acid sequence MKKSNKKLLVVAIATALTAASAGSALALENQFSGAFTTFFDTGNFAGSGRLENNAPTANYFVQRFRLGYTAKADDHVKLVTKFEFDYNFWGNSSYVDKRGGGGALGADSVNMETKHIYLDLNYPQINAKIGMQPYNDSFKGVLFDADMAGVLLSHDYSNASIAAGYFRFHDSADAGVNGETLGKNTFDMYSLDGKYNISKDLSVGAAYYFIRDQHTPGAYTVFPDAKVHTFGLNAAGNFGPVSVTAFAAKQAGEITTDVDAKGFALNIGAKMPLAGGTARSEFIYVGGGKNAWYVPASDNGYTEGGQFYDSEMIMLGRDKYATTIDNAIIYDVNNNDEGVIMGTLGYDYTFNDKVSASANAGFAAVAKDLNNTESKYIGTELNAEAYYKLTANVTLGARGGYVFLGDHFKALNADNLWDMKLIAKYNF; translated from the coding sequence ATGAAAAAAAGCAACAAGAAGCTGTTAGTAGTAGCCATCGCAACCGCACTCACCGCAGCATCCGCAGGCTCCGCTCTCGCACTGGAGAACCAGTTCAGCGGCGCATTCACCACGTTCTTTGACACCGGCAACTTCGCCGGCAGCGGCAGACTCGAGAACAACGCCCCGACCGCTAACTACTTTGTTCAGCGTTTCCGCCTCGGCTACACCGCCAAGGCCGACGACCATGTCAAACTCGTCACCAAATTCGAGTTCGACTACAACTTCTGGGGCAACAGCTCCTACGTTGACAAGCGCGGCGGCGGCGGCGCTCTCGGTGCTGACTCCGTCAACATGGAAACCAAGCACATCTACCTCGACCTGAACTACCCGCAGATCAACGCCAAGATCGGTATGCAGCCGTACAACGATTCCTTCAAAGGGGTCCTGTTCGACGCCGACATGGCCGGTGTGCTCCTTTCCCACGACTACTCCAACGCCAGCATCGCAGCCGGCTACTTCCGTTTCCACGACTCCGCTGACGCCGGCGTGAACGGCGAAACTCTCGGCAAGAACACCTTCGATATGTACTCCCTCGACGGCAAGTACAACATCAGCAAGGATCTCTCCGTTGGTGCAGCTTACTACTTCATCCGCGACCAGCACACCCCGGGTGCTTACACCGTGTTCCCTGACGCCAAGGTTCACACCTTCGGCCTGAACGCTGCCGGCAACTTCGGTCCGGTTTCCGTGACCGCCTTCGCCGCCAAGCAGGCAGGCGAGATCACCACCGATGTTGATGCCAAAGGTTTCGCCCTCAACATCGGCGCCAAGATGCCGCTGGCAGGCGGCACCGCCCGCTCCGAGTTCATTTACGTTGGCGGTGGCAAGAACGCCTGGTACGTACCGGCCTCCGACAACGGCTACACCGAAGGTGGCCAATTCTATGACTCCGAAATGATCATGCTGGGCCGCGACAAGTACGCGACCACCATCGACAACGCCATCATCTACGATGTGAACAACAACGACGAAGGCGTCATCATGGGCACCCTCGGCTACGACTACACCTTCAACGACAAGGTATCCGCCAGCGCCAACGCTGGCTTCGCTGCCGTTGCCAAGGACCTCAACAACACCGAAAGCAAGTACATCGGCACCGAGCTGAACGCAGAAGCTTACTACAAGCTCACTGCTAACGTGACCCTCGGCGCACGTGGCGGCTACGTATTCCTGGGCGACCACTTCAAAGCTCTCAACGCAGACAACCTGTGGGACATGAAACTCATCGCCAAGTACAACTTCTAA
- a CDS encoding ABC transporter substrate-binding protein: protein MSFKKISALLLVAMLAVGAFGCKKKEEAPAPGAEAAKPAGDTIKIGFLGALTGDVAMFGKPTLEGMKMAADEINAAGGVQGKKIEIVEADNRGDKQEGASVTQKFISRDNVTAIVGDPTTGITKVAAPIAQKAGVVLLSAGATGPGVVEVGDFIFRDTLLDSIAIPACIEYFAKDLGFKKVAIVTSDNNDYSVGLSQTFRDAAAKVPSIKIVADEKVKDGDKDFSAQITNIKSKKPDVILFSGYYTEGALIMKEARKQGLKAPMFGGDGLFSPKFIELGGPAVEGSMSALGFSTEQAAPATAKFIEAFKAKHNGELPGLFDAQGYDAVMLLADSMKRANSVDPKVFKTALAQTKKFEGVSGTISMQANREPIKSPLSLLVVKDGKFVLKAKVPVKMD, encoded by the coding sequence ATGAGCTTTAAGAAGATCAGCGCGCTGCTGCTCGTAGCAATGCTCGCAGTCGGTGCATTCGGCTGCAAGAAGAAAGAAGAGGCCCCGGCCCCTGGCGCCGAGGCGGCGAAACCCGCCGGCGACACCATCAAAATCGGCTTCCTCGGCGCCCTCACCGGCGACGTGGCCATGTTCGGCAAGCCGACCCTCGAAGGCATGAAGATGGCTGCCGACGAGATCAACGCAGCCGGCGGCGTGCAGGGCAAGAAGATCGAGATCGTCGAAGCCGACAACCGCGGCGACAAGCAGGAAGGTGCTTCCGTTACCCAGAAGTTCATCTCCCGTGACAACGTCACCGCCATCGTTGGCGACCCGACCACCGGCATCACCAAGGTTGCCGCTCCGATCGCTCAGAAAGCCGGCGTTGTGCTCCTCTCCGCAGGCGCAACCGGCCCGGGCGTCGTCGAAGTAGGCGACTTCATCTTCCGCGACACCCTGCTCGACTCCATCGCCATCCCGGCCTGCATCGAGTACTTCGCCAAAGACCTCGGCTTCAAGAAAGTCGCCATCGTGACCTCCGACAACAACGACTACTCCGTCGGTCTGTCCCAGACCTTCCGCGACGCAGCCGCCAAGGTTCCGTCCATCAAGATCGTTGCTGATGAGAAAGTCAAAGACGGCGACAAGGACTTCTCCGCCCAGATCACCAACATCAAGAGCAAGAAGCCGGACGTCATCCTGTTCTCCGGTTACTACACCGAAGGCGCTCTCATCATGAAAGAGGCCCGCAAACAGGGTCTGAAGGCTCCGATGTTCGGCGGCGACGGCCTGTTCTCCCCGAAATTCATCGAGCTGGGCGGTCCGGCAGTCGAGGGCTCCATGTCCGCTCTTGGCTTCTCCACCGAGCAGGCAGCTCCTGCTACCGCCAAGTTCATCGAGGCGTTCAAAGCCAAGCACAACGGCGAGCTCCCGGGCCTGTTCGACGCCCAGGGCTACGACGCTGTGATGCTGCTGGCCGACTCCATGAAGCGCGCTAACAGCGTTGACCCGAAAGTCTTCAAAACCGCTCTGGCACAGACCAAGAAGTTCGAAGGCGTTTCCGGCACCATCAGCATGCAGGCTAACCGCGAGCCGATCAAGAGCCCGCTGTCCCTGCTGGTTGTCAAGGACGGCAAGTTCGTCCTCAAGGCAAAAGTACCCGTCAAGATGGACTAA
- a CDS encoding efflux RND transporter permease subunit, producing MLEKTVAFMLKQKGMVIFLALAIVVFGFYSYLKLPIDAFPDVTNIQVEVVSHADGLSAVEIERNVTYPIEMAMRGLPDIEQLRSVTKFGLSIVTVVFKDNVDIYFARQLVFERLAEAREKVPKGVEVAMGPIGTAMGEIYQYTLEGKMSQNPDEQRAYLTNLRTIQEWVITPQLKSVPGVNEINSFGGYFKQYQVEVSPDKLVKYGVTVADVHDAIGSNNSNVGGNVLERGTDQYIVRGVGLIQSTGDIENIVLKSQGGTPVYLRDLAQVKVGEAVRMGAAVKDAKGESVGGIVMMLRGENSRDVVARVAAKVKEINESNMLPDGIKMVPYYDRSDIVKASVGTVNKALIEGAILVLVVLYLLLNSIRGSIVVLLALPLSLLATFIVMKLTGITANLMSLGGLAISIGMIIDTTIIQVENVQRHLSEAGEGQPKLKTVLKAVMEVRKPSIFGELIIALTFIPILTLEGIEGKMFGPLAITVAIALLASLLLSIFIIPVLCSVVLKPQPEKESRIMLYAKEQYLPLLEYAMNRKKVVLGIAGGLLVFSLFLVTRLGTEFMPIMDEGSFDMDIAMLPGVSLAKALEVNQQATAKLKKFDELDVVVGRIGQTGVALDTRGPDKTGYVGVFKPKEQWKRDISKEELTNEMREALETIPGISFGFSQPIQCRIDELVAGTRAQLIVKLFGDDLDVLRDKSAEIAKVLSTVRGGTDLNTEKVSGQPYLTVAIDRTKIARYGLNISDVQQVIEIAVAGKAASTFYESNRSFDITVRLPEDKRNSVEAIRNLLITTKSGMNIPLEQLAEVKMVEGPVQISRQDGVRRIGIEMNVSGRDIGSFVAEAKQKIKDQVKLPAGYYLTWGGQFENQQRAMNKLMIIGPVAVALILLLLYVTFRSIRLALLVISNLPFALIGGIFSLFLSGQYLSVPASVGFIVLFGVAVLNGLVLVSRIAQLREEGLSVEEAVRKGAVDRLRPVLMTASIAIFSLMPMLFAGGTGAEIQKPLATVVVGGLITSTLLTLLIIPAVYGWFEKSKAEVEV from the coding sequence ATGCTTGAAAAAACAGTCGCATTCATGCTGAAGCAGAAGGGGATGGTCATCTTCCTTGCGCTGGCTATCGTTGTCTTCGGCTTCTATTCGTATCTCAAACTTCCCATCGACGCTTTCCCCGATGTCACCAACATCCAGGTGGAGGTGGTGAGCCACGCAGACGGGCTCTCGGCCGTCGAGATCGAGAGGAACGTCACCTATCCCATCGAGATGGCGATGCGCGGGCTTCCCGACATCGAACAGCTCCGTTCGGTGACCAAGTTCGGCCTCTCCATCGTCACCGTGGTCTTCAAGGACAACGTGGACATCTATTTCGCCCGCCAGCTCGTCTTCGAGCGGCTGGCCGAGGCGCGGGAAAAGGTCCCCAAAGGGGTCGAGGTGGCCATGGGGCCGATCGGCACTGCCATGGGGGAGATCTACCAGTACACCCTCGAGGGGAAGATGTCCCAGAACCCCGACGAGCAGCGCGCCTACCTCACCAACCTGCGCACCATCCAGGAGTGGGTGATCACCCCGCAGCTGAAGAGCGTGCCGGGCGTCAATGAGATCAACTCGTTCGGCGGCTACTTCAAGCAATACCAGGTGGAGGTATCCCCGGACAAGCTGGTCAAGTACGGGGTCACGGTGGCGGACGTGCACGATGCCATCGGCAGCAACAACAGCAACGTCGGCGGCAACGTGCTCGAGCGCGGCACCGACCAGTACATCGTGCGCGGCGTGGGGCTCATCCAGAGCACCGGCGACATCGAGAATATCGTCCTCAAATCGCAGGGGGGGACGCCGGTCTACCTGCGCGACCTGGCCCAGGTGAAAGTCGGCGAGGCCGTGCGCATGGGGGCGGCGGTGAAGGACGCGAAGGGCGAGTCGGTGGGGGGCATCGTGATGATGCTCCGGGGTGAGAACAGCCGCGACGTCGTGGCCCGGGTCGCCGCCAAGGTGAAAGAGATCAACGAGAGCAACATGCTTCCCGACGGCATCAAGATGGTGCCGTACTACGACCGAAGCGACATCGTCAAGGCGAGCGTCGGCACGGTGAACAAGGCGCTCATCGAGGGGGCGATCCTCGTCCTCGTGGTTCTGTACCTCCTTCTGAACAGCATCCGCGGCAGCATCGTGGTACTCCTGGCGTTGCCGCTGTCGCTTCTGGCCACCTTCATCGTCATGAAGCTGACCGGCATCACCGCGAACCTGATGTCCCTGGGCGGCCTCGCTATCTCCATCGGTATGATCATCGACACCACCATCATCCAGGTGGAGAACGTGCAGCGTCACCTGAGCGAGGCAGGGGAGGGACAGCCCAAGCTGAAGACCGTGCTGAAGGCGGTGATGGAGGTGAGAAAGCCCAGCATCTTCGGCGAACTGATCATCGCGCTCACCTTTATCCCCATCCTCACCCTGGAGGGGATCGAAGGGAAGATGTTCGGCCCCTTGGCCATCACCGTCGCCATCGCGCTCCTGGCGTCGCTACTCCTCTCCATCTTCATCATCCCGGTGCTCTGCAGCGTCGTTTTGAAGCCGCAACCGGAGAAGGAAAGCAGGATCATGCTGTACGCCAAGGAGCAGTACCTGCCGCTGCTCGAGTACGCCATGAACCGCAAGAAGGTGGTGCTCGGTATCGCGGGTGGGCTGCTCGTTTTCTCTCTGTTCCTCGTGACCAGGCTCGGCACCGAGTTCATGCCCATCATGGATGAAGGCTCCTTCGATATGGACATCGCCATGCTGCCGGGTGTTTCGCTGGCCAAGGCGCTCGAAGTGAACCAGCAGGCAACCGCGAAGCTGAAAAAGTTCGACGAGCTGGACGTGGTAGTGGGGCGCATCGGGCAGACCGGCGTAGCCCTCGACACCCGCGGCCCCGACAAGACCGGCTACGTCGGCGTGTTCAAGCCCAAGGAGCAGTGGAAGCGCGACATCTCAAAGGAGGAGCTGACCAACGAGATGAGGGAGGCGCTGGAAACGATCCCCGGTATCAGCTTCGGCTTCAGCCAGCCGATCCAGTGCCGCATCGACGAGCTGGTGGCGGGGACCAGGGCGCAGCTCATAGTAAAGCTGTTCGGCGACGACCTGGACGTGCTGCGCGACAAGTCCGCCGAAATCGCCAAGGTTCTCTCAACGGTAAGGGGCGGGACGGACCTCAATACGGAGAAGGTTTCGGGGCAGCCTTACCTTACCGTCGCCATCGACCGAACCAAGATCGCCCGTTATGGCCTGAACATAAGCGACGTGCAGCAGGTGATCGAGATCGCCGTGGCAGGCAAGGCGGCTTCCACGTTCTACGAGTCCAACCGCAGCTTCGACATCACGGTTCGCCTGCCCGAGGATAAAAGGAACTCCGTCGAGGCGATTCGTAACCTCCTCATCACGACCAAGTCGGGCATGAACATCCCGCTGGAACAGCTCGCCGAGGTGAAGATGGTGGAGGGGCCGGTGCAGATCAGCCGCCAGGACGGGGTAAGAAGGATCGGCATCGAGATGAACGTGAGCGGCAGGGACATCGGCAGCTTCGTCGCCGAGGCGAAGCAGAAGATCAAGGATCAGGTCAAGCTCCCCGCCGGGTACTACCTTACCTGGGGCGGACAGTTCGAGAACCAGCAGCGCGCGATGAACAAGCTGATGATTATCGGTCCGGTGGCTGTTGCGTTGATACTGCTGTTGCTCTACGTCACCTTCCGGTCGATACGACTGGCATTGCTGGTGATCTCAAACCTCCCGTTTGCCTTGATTGGTGGGATCTTCTCGCTGTTCCTGTCGGGTCAGTACCTGTCCGTTCCCGCGTCGGTCGGCTTCATAGTCCTGTTCGGCGTCGCTGTGCTGAACGGACTGGTGCTGGTATCGAGGATCGCGCAGTTGCGGGAAGAGGGGCTTTCCGTCGAGGAGGCCGTGCGCAAAGGGGCGGTGGACCGGTTGCGCCCGGTCTTGATGACCGCGTCCATAGCCATCTTCAGCTTGATGCCGATGCTCTTTGCCGGCGGGACCGGCGCCGAAATCCAGAAACCGCTGGCAACGGTCGTGGTCGGCGGGCTGATAACCTCCACCCTGTTGACCCTGTTGATCATTCCCGCGGTGTACGGCTGGTTCGAGAAGAGTAAGGCCGAGGTTGAAGTCTAG
- a CDS encoding TerC family protein — MDWLTDPQVWMALVTLSALEIVLGIDNIIFISIQASKLPAAQQERARLTGLGLAMFIRVALLFSLAWLMGLTTPLFSVLGNEISGRDLILISGGLFLLWKSTMEIHEKLEGEEVVHAAKVGATFGAVIVQILLLDIVFSLDSIITAIGMANQLFIMVAAVVIAVGFMMLFSGKISAFVERHPTIKMLALSFLLLIGVSLIGEGFGMHIPKGYIYFAMAFSVMVEMLNLRMRRGKPVKLHEPHLDTEIRGE, encoded by the coding sequence ATGGACTGGCTTACTGACCCGCAGGTCTGGATGGCCCTGGTTACTTTGAGCGCGCTGGAAATCGTGCTAGGCATCGACAACATCATCTTCATCTCTATCCAGGCGAGCAAACTGCCCGCCGCCCAGCAGGAGAGGGCGAGGCTGACCGGCCTGGGACTGGCGATGTTCATCCGCGTCGCGCTCCTGTTCTCGCTCGCCTGGCTCATGGGGCTCACCACGCCTCTCTTCAGCGTGCTGGGCAACGAGATCTCCGGCCGCGATCTGATCCTCATCTCGGGCGGCCTGTTCCTGCTTTGGAAGAGCACCATGGAGATCCACGAGAAGCTGGAAGGGGAGGAGGTGGTGCATGCGGCGAAGGTCGGTGCTACCTTCGGCGCGGTCATCGTGCAGATCCTGCTGCTGGATATCGTTTTCTCGCTCGACTCCATCATCACCGCGATCGGGATGGCCAACCAGCTCTTCATCATGGTTGCCGCCGTGGTCATCGCCGTCGGATTCATGATGCTCTTCTCCGGCAAGATCAGTGCGTTCGTGGAAAGGCATCCCACCATCAAGATGCTGGCCCTGAGCTTCCTGCTGCTGATCGGTGTCTCCCTCATCGGTGAGGGCTTCGGGATGCACATTCCCAAGGGATACATCTATTTCGCCATGGCTTTCTCGGTGATGGTGGAGATGCTCAACCTGCGGATGCGGCGCGGCAAACCGGTCAAACTGCATGAGCCACACCTTGATACTGAAATAAGGGGCGAATAG